Part of the Bubalus kerabau isolate K-KA32 ecotype Philippines breed swamp buffalo chromosome 18, PCC_UOA_SB_1v2, whole genome shotgun sequence genome is shown below.
ACAAAAATATACAGAGCAACTATTTTCAAGTGAGGGTAAAGGACAACACAAAAGTACAATTgctgaggggaaaagaaaaggatgGTTGCCCCAACTCTTTCTCCACAATGGCTGTGCCAAGAGCTAGAGGGCAGACAGAGCCCAGCAGTCCTGCTGAGCTGCAGAGTCTGGGCAGGCGGAGCTGCCGGCCTCTGGAGGACAAGGCCTTGGAGGGAAAGAAGGGCCGTGTGCTGACGGCACCCCGACTCAGGTGGGGATTGCCATGCTCCTCAGCTGTGGGCCGGGATGTGCATGCAAAGGATTAGCTCACCCATGGCTTACCAGAGGGCAGCTGCTCTGGGGCTGAGAGCAGAGATACTGGAAAGCCAGTTGTGCTGGAGGTAGATGGAATTCTGGGCCAACTAGAACCAAGAAACTCCTTAACACCACAGGCATCCATTTGAGAGCACACATATCACACATgtatctgtacacacacacacattctatatTCATACACTACAATGTTACTCATCAATAACCCCAAACCCCCAAAACAAGCAGATGTCTCAGAAGTATTATACTGAGTAAAAGTAGCTCAACAAAAAAGAATGTGATACGTGATTTCATTGCTGTGAAGTTACAGGACAGGCAAAGAGAGTGACAGAGAACAGATGAGCAGTTCCCTACTTCAGGGACAGGGGAAGAGGGTGTTGGCCGCAAAAGCACATAAAGGAATTTTCTAGGATGATGGAAACGTTCTGTATCTTCACTGGGGCGATACTCCGCATGCATGTagtggtatgtgtgtgttcagtcatgtctcgactcttgcaacccccatggactgccaggctcccctgttcatgggattttccaggcaagaatactggagtgggttgccatttcctttgccagaggaccttcccaacccagggatcaaatctgtatctcttgcactggctaatggattctttacctctgagccacctgggaggcccagtcCTCAAGTATAGacactgttcagtcactaagttgctctgattgtttgcaaccccacggactgagtATAGACATTACGGTGCATGCAAAATGTGCATTTTATCATATGTGAATTATACCACAATAAAGTCgactttttaaaatagcatttacaacaaacaaaaaataaaaggcaaaagtgaggcaaataatgaaaacaaaggtAAGCCTGCCTTCTCACCAGGGACAAAGGAGGGAAAATGCCGAGGAAATGTCAACAGGTCACCCTGTTATCTAACCCCATGGTTCCGCGGGTTTTGTAGCAAGCACGTGGGACTCAgataaatagaaaaagtgaatcCCCATTCCTAGCCCTCTGTGAGGGAGGCGGGGTGCCCGTCTACCCTCCAGGgactcacctcctcctcctcttgcccccagacGCTGTTGGCACTGCTGGTCCTGGTGCTCTATGTGAGCACAGGAATATCAGGTGAGCACTGTGGAGCACTGTGGAGcactgtggacggaggagccaagAGCTCAGAGTCGGGAGCATAATCTAGCTGGCTGCACACCAAGGGGACCTCCACAGcttgccttctcccatcctcTTCATCCCCCTGGGATGACCAGCCAAATGTATTCCAACTCCTGCTCCTTTACCTTAGTAAGAGGTGGTGTTCGTACCTGTTTCAGGAAGAAGTTGGGAGGTGTCAGAAAGGATCAGAGAATGTAACTACCCCCAGAATCCTGTGACTTCCCAGGTAACACATTCAAGAAGGGACCTTAAGCTTGGCTGAGGACGTCTGAGAAGGCTTTCCGTAGGTGTCATTGATGAACTGGGTCTTGAAGGATAGGTAGGAGTTGGTCTGGTAGAGAAGGTGGGAATGGCTACCTGGGACAGAAGGAAAGCATAGCAAAGGCTCGGGGAACTTGTAGGAACCAGCACAGCAAGAGAGGTCTACAGGAAAACGCTCAAGATACAACCTTGGTGTCTGCCTTTTAGGTGTTTGAATACCAGACCAGTGACTCCCCAGAAGAGCCGATCAAGGTCATGAGGACCTGGTTGAAAGAGAACGTACATGTTTTCTTGGAGAAGCTAGAGAAAGAGGTGCAAGAGCTGGAGCAGTTGGTCCGGGACCTGGAGGAATGGCTGGATGTCCTCCTGGGAGAGGGGCACCCGGAGCAGCTCTGCTCCACCCTCAGAAATCACCTGTGAGGGCAAGGGCTGAGAGGACCTAGGCAGGAGGCCAAGTGGAGAAGGGAGTGAATATTCCAGGAGTTCCTCTAAGGAGGGCGGGGCTGTGGCACTTGAAGTTCAAgccagccaagaaaataaaacagttgAGACACTAACAACTGTTGGCACCACTGCTGGTCCAGGagatggcgctagtggcaaagaacccgcctgccaatgcaggagacagaggagatgtgggttcgacccctgggttgggaagatcccctggaggaggaaatggcaacccactccagtattcttgcctggaaaattccatgcacagaggatcctggagggctacaggccctggggtcacacagagtcggacaggactgagcagcaggGCTGATGCATGCAAGCTAGGACCAGGTGAGAGACCCTCCCGCAGAGCAGGACTCTGGCAGGCACAACGGCAGCCTCAGAGCCGGCCACAGGGACAGGACCACAGGGACAGGACCCTTCTCTTCCACTTCCTTGAGCCACTGCACAAAgttcctcagcctctctgagaAAAAACTGTCTCAGTAGTAAGAATCCAGGAAACAAACTGCTTCACAGGGTTACAGTGAGGCTGGAACGTGTGTCTGCGGTGTGTGTCTGCCATACAGTAGGTGCCTGATAAACAGTTCTGCTTACTCacattccttctccttcctcctttgaAGTTAGCAGGAGGATGCTGGTCGGTTTAGAGGTAGTATATGACAACTCAACCTTCTGACACTACTGGTAGAAGCATAAATTTTCGGAGCCCTTCTGGAGGGCAAATTGGTGAGAGCTGTCTAATTCCACAAATGCATTTATCCCTTGACCCAGCCATCACTTCAGGGatgtatcacatatatatatatgtgatacatatatcacaccaaacaaacagaaaaaaaggaacagcCCAAATGAAGATGACATCAGCAGGGCAAGTAACagtacatccatacaatgagATCTGCTGTAGCTATGAAAGAGAATGGGGAGGCTTTCCTACCGATGTGGAAATGCATGCAAGGTATGTCATTAAAGAAATAAGGATCTATATTTTACTGTTGATGATGATGAAGTTGTGATTGAATATGGATAAAAATTCTAGATGGATACAACACAGGGGGAGACTGAAGGGAGTTGAATCGAGGCAAATGTATGACAAGAAAGGGAGGAAACTTTCCATTGCTTACTTTCACACTTTTCAATTTTCAAACTATGTGAATGTTTTGcccattcaaatatttttaaaataaaattatctactATTTTGCTTGCAGACAAGGACTGGAATACAGGgtatatatgcaaaaataatatcactgggcttcccaggtggctcagtggtagagtccacctaccaatgcaggagacacaggtttgatccttgggttgggaagatcccctagtaaaggaaattgcaacccactccagtattcttgcctggaaaatcccatggatagaatagcctggcaggctacagtccatggggttgcaaaagagttagacatgacagtaactgaacaacaacatcaccaTGATAAAATTAtgagtgacttttaatttttttttgtctgtgccgCACAGCACAGCTTGCaagatcctagctccccaaccaggaatcaaccctgggccccctgcattggaaacactgagtcctaactgctggactgccggggaattccctatttttttaaaatagtgccATAAGAGAACCTCTGTCTTTTGATTATTTTGATTAAGCAATGAGAATGCTTGTCTAagattttccctttttctcttgaCTTCCAGGAAGCTCAGAGTTTAGTGTCTTTTAAGGAATTATAACTGCCTTACTTTTTTTAGGTTATTTCCCCcttattatgtcttttttttttaatggaattgtTATATATCTGCCAATTATTGGGACTACCTCCAATTGTTGGAAAGTCATAAGGgttccaattaaaataatctcAGAGGATATTGACTTACAAGGAAAGACATAGCAATCCATATGCTGGAGGGAATGAATCAATTGTCATCTGGCTGGGAAAAGTCTTTGCAAATTACGGTCACAGGGTAGCCGGGGGTGAGAAGCAGAATCTGTTTTCTCCTTTGCAGCTATTTCCTCCAGAATTGTACGTGAAAGAGCTGAttgatatttccttttatttcggTTTACTATTACCATACAAACTGTAGTTACAGATCCAAAATTATGTGTGTTCTCTGTGTACTTTAAAGTGTTCTCAGGTAGAAATTTTACTGTATACAGATTTAGCTTGAAGGctccccaggtagctcagtggtaaagaacccacctgccaatgcaggagacacgagagatgtacgttcaatccctgcatcaggaagattccctggaggaggaaatgtcaacccactccagtattcttgcctggagaatccccatggacagaggagcctg
Proteins encoded:
- the SMIM23 gene encoding small integral membrane protein 23 — encoded protein: MVVHQVGSRGRVAAERRGSRCEDRKQTLLALLVLVLYVSTGISGRSWEVSERIRECNYPQNPVTSQVFEYQTSDSPEEPIKVMRTWLKENVHVFLEKLEKEVQELEQLVRDLEEWLDVLLGEGHPEQLCSTLRNHL